One Candidatus Omnitrophota bacterium DNA segment encodes these proteins:
- a CDS encoding energy-coupling factor ABC transporter permease gives MHIPDSMLHGAVCPVTLAVGAAGVAVAARAASRSESKPTSARFAAITALILAAQMINFPVASGTSGHLVGGVLAAALLGIPFAVLSMTTVLAIQAFLFADGGMFALGANVINMALIGAGAGGWIYQRISKDESLGGAQSMAGLALASWISVFLAAGACSVELAWSGAAEWSAVLPAMAGIHALIGLSEAVLTVGLAWALTREPAVRQPVLVPLAAAFVVAVLLSPFASRLPDGLETVARQLGIL, from the coding sequence ATGCACATTCCTGATTCGATGTTACACGGCGCAGTTTGTCCGGTTACGCTTGCTGTGGGCGCAGCCGGAGTTGCAGTTGCAGCAAGGGCCGCATCGCGGTCTGAATCAAAACCAACGTCTGCCCGCTTTGCCGCCATTACGGCGCTTATTCTGGCAGCCCAGATGATCAATTTCCCCGTGGCGAGCGGAACCTCCGGCCATTTGGTCGGGGGCGTATTAGCCGCGGCGCTTTTAGGTATCCCTTTTGCCGTCCTTTCTATGACAACGGTCTTGGCCATTCAAGCCTTTCTATTTGCGGATGGGGGCATGTTTGCGCTGGGTGCCAATGTGATTAACATGGCTTTGATCGGGGCGGGTGCCGGCGGCTGGATTTACCAAAGGATCTCGAAAGATGAATCATTGGGTGGTGCACAGTCCATGGCCGGGTTGGCCCTTGCTTCCTGGATTTCGGTGTTTCTGGCTGCAGGGGCTTGCAGTGTTGAATTGGCCTGGTCCGGGGCGGCAGAATGGTCGGCAGTTCTTCCTGCCATGGCCGGGATTCATGCGTTAATCGGTTTGAGCGAAGCTGTCCTGACTGTAGGCTTAGCCTGGGCCCTGACGCGCGAGCCCGCAGTGAGGCAACCGGTGCTTGTCCCCCTGGCCGCGGCCTTTGTCGTAGCTGTTTTGCTCAGTCCTTTTGCCAGTAGGCTTCCCGACGGTTTGGAGACTGTGGCCCGTCAACTCGGCATTCTATGA